In the Actinomycetota bacterium genome, ACATGTTGGGCGCGACCTGCAGCATAGAGCAGAACTTCAGTTCTATAGTTCATCTCCTTAAAATCGGGGTTCAATAAAATATCCCGTATTTTATCTCCGATCTGAGTACCCCCCGGCTCACGCGTGGTTAGAACCCGATAACCTCTTCCCCGCAAATAT is a window encoding:
- the tmk gene encoding dTMP kinase, with the translated sequence MVGVFITLEGVEGSGKSTQMKLLAEYLRGRGYRVLTTREPGGTQIGDKIRDILLNPDFKEMNYRTEVLLYAAGRAQHV